In Corynebacterium nuruki S6-4, the following proteins share a genomic window:
- the lysS gene encoding lysine--tRNA ligase gives MSDAKKTPQNQQKPAADDLPEQLKVRRGKRDRLLAEGRDPYPVEVPRTRTLGEIKASYAVLPKDADEAAAVERTEGVTYLAPGDETTDEVGVAGRVIFVRNTGKLCFATLQEGDGTQMQAMLSLAEVGEDALAAWKADVDLGDIVSVHGRVVASRRGELSVMADSWAMASKSLRPLPVAHKDMSEDSRIRHRYTDLIVREQARTNALTRIKVMRALRNALERRGFLEIETPMLQTLHGGAAARPFETHSNALDIDLYLRIAPELYLKRAVVGGIEKVFEVNRNFRNEGVDSSHSPEFAMLETYQAYGTYDTGAKLIHDIIQEIAVEVFGSTTVTLVDGTEYDFGGEWRVMEMYPSLNEALGRKFPEQTIVPEVTVETSVEDLKKIADLIGLAVPEKGGWGHGKLVEEIWEFLCEDQLYGPVFVRDFPVETSPLTRQHRSKPGVTEKWDLYVRGFELATGYSELVDPVIQRERFEDQARLAADGDDEAMVLDEDFLAAMEQGMPPTSGNGMGIDRLLMALTGLGIRETVLFPMVKPER, from the coding sequence GTGAGTGACGCGAAGAAGACCCCCCAGAACCAGCAGAAGCCCGCCGCCGACGACCTCCCCGAGCAGCTCAAGGTCCGCCGTGGCAAGCGTGACCGGCTGCTGGCCGAGGGACGGGACCCGTACCCCGTCGAGGTCCCCCGGACCCGCACGCTGGGCGAGATCAAGGCGTCCTACGCGGTCCTCCCCAAGGACGCCGACGAGGCCGCCGCGGTAGAGCGGACCGAGGGCGTCACCTACCTCGCGCCGGGTGACGAGACCACCGACGAGGTGGGGGTCGCCGGCCGCGTCATCTTCGTGCGCAACACCGGCAAGCTCTGCTTCGCCACCCTCCAGGAGGGCGACGGGACCCAGATGCAGGCGATGCTCTCGCTTGCCGAAGTGGGGGAGGACGCCCTGGCAGCCTGGAAGGCCGATGTCGACCTCGGTGACATCGTCTCCGTCCACGGTCGCGTCGTGGCCTCGCGCCGCGGTGAGCTGTCCGTCATGGCGGACTCCTGGGCCATGGCGTCCAAGTCGCTGCGTCCGCTGCCGGTCGCGCACAAGGACATGAGCGAGGACTCGCGGATCCGTCACCGCTACACCGACCTCATCGTCCGGGAGCAGGCCCGCACCAACGCACTGACCCGCATCAAGGTCATGCGCGCCCTGCGCAACGCCCTGGAGCGCCGCGGCTTCCTCGAGATCGAGACCCCCATGCTGCAGACGCTGCACGGCGGCGCCGCGGCACGGCCGTTCGAGACCCACTCCAACGCCCTCGACATCGACCTCTACCTGCGTATCGCCCCCGAGCTGTACCTCAAGCGCGCGGTCGTCGGCGGCATCGAGAAGGTCTTCGAGGTCAACCGCAACTTCCGTAACGAGGGCGTGGACTCCTCCCACTCCCCGGAATTCGCCATGCTGGAGACCTACCAGGCCTACGGCACCTACGACACGGGCGCGAAGCTCATCCACGACATCATCCAGGAGATCGCCGTGGAGGTCTTCGGCTCCACGACGGTCACCCTCGTCGACGGCACCGAGTACGACTTCGGCGGTGAGTGGCGTGTCATGGAGATGTACCCCTCGCTCAACGAGGCGCTCGGCCGCAAGTTCCCGGAGCAGACCATCGTGCCCGAGGTGACCGTGGAGACCTCGGTCGAGGACCTGAAGAAGATCGCCGACCTCATCGGTCTCGCCGTCCCGGAGAAGGGCGGCTGGGGCCACGGCAAGCTCGTCGAGGAGATCTGGGAGTTCCTCTGCGAGGACCAGCTCTACGGACCGGTCTTCGTCCGGGACTTCCCCGTCGAGACCTCCCCGCTGACCCGCCAGCACCGTTCCAAGCCCGGCGTGACCGAGAAGTGGGACCTCTACGTCCGCGGTTTCGAGCTGGCCACCGGCTACTCCGAGCTCGTCGACCCGGTCATCCAGCGCGAGCGCTTCGAGGACCAGGCCCGGCTGGCCGCCGACGGCGATGACGAGGCCATGGTGCTCGACGAGGACTTCCTCGCCGCGATGGAGCAGGGCATGCCCCCGACCTCCGGCAACGGCATGGGCATCGACCGGCTGCTCATGGCCCTCACCGGGCTCGGCATCCGGGAGACCGTGCTGTTCCCGATGGTGAAGCCGGAGCGCTGA
- a CDS encoding HEAT repeat domain-containing protein: MSTDSTPNNNRLTRSYTAEDADTRLRATLAAGTDPQPGDIPALIAQCAVEPDFFVRDMLTWALTRHPVGATLPLLLTELDSPTPQAVAQALHTLSKIDDARAYLHITDAHLTAGDDEVARTAWRTAAGLAGPGERTGLAARLRPELGRGDRELRRSLTRAFLQLGDAAEPVLRVVAARPGPGRAHALTTLLLLDDPSLGFDAAEAAAATTSTTAGTGQ; the protein is encoded by the coding sequence ATGAGCACGGACAGCACCCCGAACAACAATCGTCTGACCAGGTCATACACCGCCGAGGACGCGGACACCCGTCTGCGCGCCACCCTCGCCGCCGGTACGGACCCGCAGCCCGGCGACATCCCCGCACTCATCGCACAGTGCGCCGTCGAGCCCGACTTCTTCGTCCGTGACATGCTCACCTGGGCGCTCACCCGCCACCCCGTCGGGGCCACGCTCCCGCTGCTGCTCACGGAGCTGGACTCCCCGACCCCGCAGGCTGTCGCCCAGGCGCTCCACACGCTGTCGAAGATCGACGATGCGCGGGCCTACCTGCACATCACGGACGCCCACCTCACCGCCGGCGACGACGAGGTCGCCCGCACCGCCTGGCGTACCGCCGCCGGTCTCGCCGGACCCGGGGAGCGCACGGGACTCGCTGCCCGCCTGAGGCCGGAACTCGGCCGCGGCGACCGGGAGCTGCGCCGCAGCCTCACCCGCGCATTCCTGCAGCTCGGGGACGCCGCAGAACCGGTTCTCCGGGTTGTCGCCGCCCGTCCCGGTCCCGGACGTGCCCACGCCCTGACCACGCTGCTCCTGCTCGACGACCCGTCTCTCGGATTCGACGCCGCCGAAGCCGCCGCAGCCACGACATCCACCACAGCCGGCACCGGTCAGTAG
- a CDS encoding GNAT family N-acetyltransferase, with product MTDFRWPLPTADVWGQLPDGSELRLRSPVNADIAGLVAHGQDAVSQRWTHIPDNYTRAHAVDFLRAVAHAPGTMFWIIDDPDLPGDFGGTFEVRLVDRFAATVELGYACAPHLRGRGIVTAAVRTVTEFLFDYGVHRIQIRANPANGASCRVALSAGYRREGTARDAEFLHGEWNDLDTFSRLVTDPPPDAG from the coding sequence ATGACCGACTTCCGCTGGCCGCTGCCCACCGCCGACGTGTGGGGGCAGCTGCCCGACGGATCGGAGCTGCGGCTGCGGTCCCCGGTCAACGCGGACATCGCCGGCCTCGTCGCGCACGGGCAGGACGCCGTCTCGCAACGCTGGACCCACATCCCCGACAACTACACCCGCGCGCACGCGGTGGACTTCCTCCGGGCCGTCGCCCACGCCCCCGGCACGATGTTCTGGATCATCGACGATCCGGACCTGCCCGGTGACTTCGGCGGGACCTTCGAGGTCCGGCTCGTCGACCGGTTCGCCGCGACAGTGGAACTCGGCTACGCCTGCGCCCCGCATCTGCGGGGGAGGGGGATCGTCACCGCCGCGGTGCGCACCGTCACCGAGTTCCTCTTCGACTACGGCGTCCACCGGATCCAGATCCGCGCGAACCCGGCGAACGGGGCGTCCTGCCGGGTGGCACTGTCCGCCGGCTACCGGCGGGAGGGCACGGCGCGGGACGCCGAGTTCCTCCACGGTGAGTGGAACGACCTCGACACCTTCTCCCGGCTGGTCACCGACCCGCCGCCGGACGCCGGCTGA
- a CDS encoding globin domain-containing protein, protein MFTSEAPLRESVRRSRLTPEHEATVTATLPAIGANIGEIARVFYAGMFAEHPELLANTFNRGNQRSGAQQKALAASVATFATMLVTPEGPDPVDMLSRIAHKHVSLGITPDQYEIVHHYLFAAIAEVLGEAVTPEVAEAWTEVYWLMADVLIAAEKDLYSTAGVAAGDVFRDAVLASRRELSDRVTEFTFEVPDAPGAFSDARAGQYTSLGVTMADGARQLRQYSLVNWDDQGFTVVVQRDGEVSTALLDATAVGDRVDATLPAGDLVLGEDDTTPVVLVSSGIGSTPMVGMLSALVAGAGARDITVIHSDVSEESYAQRDVTKGLLDALASQGSTVRRHRSYTGAGERVTLADLEIPAGADWYLCGGNSFLQDVRAQLAALPATAPASVNYELFSPNDWLLGE, encoded by the coding sequence ATGTTCACTTCTGAAGCCCCCCTGCGCGAATCCGTCCGCCGTTCCCGGCTCACCCCGGAACACGAGGCGACCGTCACGGCCACCCTGCCGGCGATCGGCGCCAACATCGGCGAGATCGCCCGGGTCTTCTACGCGGGCATGTTCGCCGAGCACCCTGAGCTGCTGGCGAACACGTTCAACCGCGGCAACCAGCGCTCCGGCGCACAGCAGAAAGCGCTGGCCGCCTCCGTGGCGACCTTCGCCACGATGCTGGTGACCCCGGAGGGGCCGGACCCGGTGGACATGCTCTCGCGCATCGCCCACAAGCACGTCTCCCTCGGCATCACCCCGGACCAGTACGAGATCGTCCACCACTACCTGTTCGCCGCCATCGCCGAGGTGCTCGGCGAGGCTGTGACCCCGGAGGTCGCCGAGGCCTGGACCGAGGTCTACTGGCTGATGGCGGACGTCCTCATCGCGGCGGAGAAGGACCTGTACAGCACCGCCGGTGTGGCGGCCGGCGATGTCTTCCGCGATGCGGTGCTCGCCTCCCGCCGGGAGCTGTCCGACCGGGTCACCGAGTTCACCTTCGAGGTGCCGGATGCCCCGGGCGCGTTCAGCGACGCCCGCGCCGGCCAGTACACCTCGCTCGGTGTGACGATGGCCGACGGTGCCCGCCAGCTGCGCCAGTACTCCCTGGTGAACTGGGACGACCAGGGCTTCACCGTCGTGGTGCAGCGCGACGGCGAGGTCTCCACCGCCCTGCTGGACGCCACCGCCGTCGGTGACCGGGTGGACGCCACCCTGCCGGCCGGCGACCTCGTCCTCGGTGAGGACGACACGACCCCGGTGGTCCTGGTCAGCTCCGGTATCGGGTCCACCCCGATGGTCGGCATGCTCTCCGCCCTCGTGGCCGGCGCCGGCGCCCGGGACATCACGGTCATCCACTCCGACGTCTCCGAGGAGAGCTACGCCCAGCGTGACGTCACCAAGGGGCTGCTCGATGCCCTGGCGTCCCAGGGGTCCACGGTGCGCCGGCACCGCAGCTACACCGGGGCGGGTGAGCGGGTCACCCTCGCCGACCTGGAGATCCCGGCGGGTGCCGACTGGTACCTCTGCGGCGGAAACAGTTTCCTGCAGGATGTGCGTGCCCAGCTTGCCGCCCTGCCGGCAACCGCCCCGGCATCGGTGAACTATGAGCTGTTCTCCCCGAACGACTGGCTGCTCGGCGAGTAG
- a CDS encoding acyl-CoA dehydrogenase family protein: protein MSDRSKRNDSTPGLNTIKRDATGTVMRVLSRFTGSDLAAKYGLSEKVDRVAYESTKTGMRTLGALNRQFKKVKGSGKPVRLENQATDGAEGDAAAAKPAKVLFDLTPSEDQEMLVSAVREFAEEQLRPVAHDANEAAETSQEVLDNAAELGISLISIPEEYEGLAAESSATTGALVAEALAFGDMGQALAILAPAGVANTITNYGDDAQQKTYLPEFAGGNVPVSAVIVSEDRPLFDPFVLQTTATREGDNLVINGVKTQVPNAGSAELFVIAVDLDGVNTFVIVESSTEGVVVEADPSMGVRAAGLGRVLLKDVKVPATNLLGGADVDSETRTESYAEIIRRARLGWAALACGTAEAVLEYVKPYVKERQAFGEPIANRQGVAFMVSNIRIELDGLRLITLRGVSRLDQGRSYNREAGLARRFASEKGMQIGSDGVQLLGGHGFTKEHPVERWYRDLRAIGVAEGVVVL, encoded by the coding sequence ATGAGCGACCGAAGCAAGCGGAATGACTCCACCCCCGGCCTGAACACCATCAAGCGTGATGCCACCGGCACGGTCATGCGAGTCCTGTCCCGCTTCACCGGCTCCGATCTCGCCGCGAAGTACGGCCTCAGCGAGAAGGTCGACCGCGTGGCGTACGAGTCCACGAAAACCGGAATGCGCACCCTGGGTGCGCTGAACCGTCAGTTCAAGAAGGTCAAGGGGTCCGGCAAGCCGGTCCGCCTCGAGAACCAGGCCACCGACGGTGCCGAGGGGGACGCCGCGGCCGCCAAGCCCGCCAAGGTGCTGTTCGACCTCACCCCGTCCGAGGACCAGGAGATGCTCGTCTCCGCGGTCCGCGAGTTCGCCGAGGAGCAGCTCCGCCCCGTCGCGCACGACGCCAACGAGGCCGCCGAGACCTCCCAGGAGGTTCTCGACAACGCCGCCGAGCTCGGCATCTCGCTGATCAGCATCCCGGAGGAGTACGAGGGTCTCGCTGCCGAGTCCTCCGCGACCACCGGCGCCCTCGTCGCCGAGGCCCTGGCCTTCGGTGACATGGGCCAGGCCCTCGCGATCCTCGCGCCGGCCGGCGTGGCGAACACCATCACCAACTACGGTGACGACGCCCAGCAGAAGACCTACCTGCCGGAGTTCGCCGGCGGCAACGTCCCGGTCTCCGCGGTCATCGTCTCCGAGGACCGTCCGCTGTTCGACCCGTTCGTGCTGCAGACCACCGCCACCCGCGAGGGTGACAACCTCGTCATCAACGGTGTGAAGACCCAGGTCCCGAACGCCGGCTCCGCCGAGCTGTTCGTCATCGCCGTCGACCTCGACGGTGTGAACACCTTCGTCATCGTCGAGTCCTCCACCGAGGGCGTCGTCGTCGAGGCGGACCCGTCCATGGGTGTCCGCGCCGCCGGCCTGGGCCGCGTCCTGCTCAAGGACGTCAAGGTTCCCGCCACCAACCTGCTCGGTGGCGCCGACGTCGATTCCGAGACCCGTACCGAGTCCTACGCGGAGATCATCCGCCGCGCCCGTCTCGGCTGGGCCGCACTCGCCTGCGGTACCGCCGAGGCCGTGCTCGAGTACGTCAAGCCCTACGTCAAGGAGCGCCAGGCCTTCGGTGAGCCGATCGCCAACCGCCAGGGCGTGGCCTTCATGGTCTCGAACATCCGCATCGAGCTCGACGGTCTGCGTCTGATCACCCTGCGCGGCGTCTCCCGCCTCGACCAGGGCCGGTCCTACAACCGTGAGGCCGGGCTCGCCCGCCGCTTCGCCTCCGAGAAGGGCATGCAGATCGGTTCCGACGGCGTCCAGCTGCTCGGCGGCCACGGCTTCACCAAGGAGCACCCGGTCGAGCGGTGGTACCGCGACCTGCGTGCCATCGGTGTCGCCGAGGGCGTTGTCGTTCTCTAG
- a CDS encoding MerR family transcriptional regulator — MRIGDVSDRSGVSVRMLRHYDSIGLLSPTGRTGAGYRDYSPTDLRRLFDIEALRTLGLSLAETRHALDDPAFDAPAVLDRLREETRERIRGEEELLARLETVGTSMPTDWPDTLTVIRLLATLRTGTPRQRQAAALDTRNPAPLPALVEAYLSEDDTNAVGPLRWAVVRAGDRCLAGLLEHADGDATTDRRIIEALADIGTPAATGGLRRFLPHPAAVLALGRRGAVDDRVHDLLFTMVTDGVQDVTAAEILGGLPGTVDGVRERLAVTCDPGPRRRLVQALGEVPPDDARELLATLCDDRDPAVAATARYLSRRPAAGR, encoded by the coding sequence ATGCGCATCGGCGATGTCTCGGACCGCTCCGGTGTCAGCGTGCGCATGCTGCGCCACTACGACAGTATCGGCCTGCTCTCCCCGACCGGACGCACCGGCGCGGGATACCGCGACTACTCCCCCACCGATCTGCGCCGGCTGTTCGACATCGAAGCGCTGCGCACGCTCGGTCTCTCCCTCGCGGAGACCCGGCACGCGCTCGACGACCCCGCCTTCGACGCACCCGCGGTCCTCGACCGGCTGCGGGAGGAGACCCGCGAACGGATACGTGGGGAAGAAGAGCTCCTGGCCCGGCTCGAGACCGTCGGCACCTCCATGCCGACCGACTGGCCGGACACCCTCACCGTCATCCGGTTGCTCGCGACGTTGCGTACGGGCACGCCCCGGCAGCGACAGGCCGCCGCACTCGACACCCGGAACCCGGCCCCGCTCCCCGCCCTGGTGGAGGCCTACCTCTCCGAAGACGACACCAATGCCGTCGGGCCCCTGCGCTGGGCGGTCGTCCGGGCCGGGGACCGTTGCCTCGCCGGACTGCTCGAGCACGCCGACGGGGACGCCACCACCGACCGCCGGATCATCGAGGCGCTGGCGGACATCGGCACTCCCGCGGCCACCGGGGGACTCCGCCGGTTCCTCCCCCACCCCGCCGCAGTCCTCGCCCTCGGCCGTCGGGGAGCCGTCGACGACCGCGTCCACGATCTGCTGTTCACCATGGTCACGGACGGTGTGCAGGACGTGACCGCCGCCGAGATTCTCGGCGGGCTCCCCGGCACCGTGGACGGGGTGCGTGAGCGGCTGGCCGTGACCTGCGACCCGGGCCCGCGGCGTCGGCTCGTCCAGGCACTCGGCGAGGTCCCGCCGGACGATGCCCGGGAACTCCTCGCGACCCTGTGCGACGACAGGGACCCCGCCGTCGCCGCCACCGCGCGCTATCTCAGCCGGCGTCCGGCGGCGGGTCGGTGA